Proteins from a genomic interval of Quercus robur chromosome 9, dhQueRobu3.1, whole genome shotgun sequence:
- the LOC126700380 gene encoding hexose carrier protein HEX6-like, producing the protein MAPPKYRGAINISFQLSIGIGFLLANLINFGTEKIKSGWGWRISLAMAAAPASILTLGSLFLPETPNSQIQNGKDYEKAKLMLQRVRGTNDVQAELDDLIKASSISKTITPM; encoded by the coding sequence ATGGCACCACCAAAGTACAGAGGGGCAATTAACATTAGCTTTCAACTCTCTATTGGCATAGGTTTCCTATTGGCAAACCTCATCAACTTTGGTACTGAGAAGATTAAAAGTGGTTGGGGCTGGCGAATCTCCCTAGCCATGGCTGCTGCTCCAGCTTCAATCCTCACATTAGGTTCTCTATTCCTTCCTGAGACACCCAACAGCCAAATCCAGAATGGCAAAGACTACGAAAAGGCCAAGCTTATGCTGCAACGTGTCCGAGGCACCAATGATGTGCAAGCAGAATTAGATGATCTCATCAAAGCTAGTTCCATATCAAAAACCATTACACCCATGTAA
- the LOC126700934 gene encoding hexose carrier protein HEX6-like, giving the protein MEPFLKKFFPEVYTKMNEDTNISNYCKFDSQLLTTFTSSLYIAGLVASLFASSVTRVFGRKPSIHLGGAAFLASSALGGAALNVYKLIFGRILLGIGVGFANQTLDAYKSRTP; this is encoded by the exons ATGGAGCCATTTCTCAAAAAGTTCTTCCCAGAGGTGTACACTAAGATGAATGAAGACACCAATATTAGCAACTACTGCAAATTTGATAGCCAACTGCTGACCACCTTCACATCCTCACTCTATATCGCTGGCCTTGTTGCTTCCTTATTTGCCTCATCAGTCACTAGAGTTTTTGGGCGCAAGCCATCAATTCATTTAGGTGGTGCGGCATTCCTTGCTAGTTCAGCCCTTGGTGGTGCAGCTTTGAATGTGTACAAGCTTATATTTGGTCGCATTTTGCTTGGGATTGGTGTTGGTTTTGCCAACCAG ACATTAGACGCATACAAAAGCAGGACACCTTAA
- the LOC126700378 gene encoding hexose carrier protein HEX6-like — MAVGLAKTSEEGQYNAKMTLLVVLSCMVAATGGIIFGYDLGISGGVTSMEPFLKKFFPEVYTKMNEDTKISNYCKFDSQLLTSFTSSLYIAGLVASFFASTVTRVFGRKPSILIGGTAFLAGSALGGAALNVYMIIFGRILLGIGVGFANQSVPLYLSEMAPPNYRGAINIGFELWVGIGVLLANLINFGTEKIKGGWGWRISLAMAAVPALILTLGALFLPETPNSLIQNSKDHEKAKLMLQRVRGTNDVQAELDDLVKASSLSKTIKHPFKNIIHRKYSPQLVMAIAIPFFQQVTGINVITFYAPVLFRTIGLGESASLFSAVMTGVVGAVSTSISMLIVDKLGRRALFMIGGIQMFLSQIIIGGLMAAQLGDHGGISKGYATSIIIFICIYVSGFGWSWGPLGWLVPSEIFPLEIRSAGQSITVAVGFIFIFLGAQTFLAMLCHFKSGIFFFFGGWVAVMTAFVYFLLPETKNVPIEQMSKVWREHWFWKRIVGEVNEDIKMEAA, encoded by the exons ATGGCAGTTGGGTTAGccaaaacaagtgaagaagggCAATATAATGCCAAGATGACCCTTTTGGTTGTCTTATCTTGTATGGTTGCTGCCACAGGAGGAATTATCTTTGGCTACGATCTTGGAATTTCAG GAGGAGTGACCTCTATGGAGCCATTTCTCAAAAAGTTCTTCCCAGAGGTGTACACTAAGATGAATGAAGACACTAAGATCAGCAACTACTGCAAATTTGATAGCCAACTGTTGACCTCCTTCACATCCTCACTCTACATTGCTGGCCTTGTTGCTTCCTTCTTTGCCTCAACAGTCACTAGAGTCTTTGGGCGCAAGCCATCAATTCTTATAGGAGGTACCGCATTCCTTGCTGGTTCAGCTCTTGGGGGTGCAGCTTTGAATGTGTACATGATTATATTTGGTCGAATTTTGCTTGGAATTGGTGTTGGTTTCGCCAACCAG TCAGTACCCTTGTATCTCTCAGAAATGGCACCACCAAACTACAGAGGAGCAATTAACATTGGCTTTGAACTCTGGGTTGGCATTGGGGTTCTATTAGCTAACCTCATAAATTTTGGTACTGAGAAGATTAAAGGCGGTTGGGGTTGGCGAATCTCCCTAGCCATGGCTGCAGTCCCAGCTTTAATCCTTACACTAGGTGCTCTATTTCTCCCAGAGACACCCAACAGCCTAATCCAGAACAGCAAAGACCATGAAAAGGCCAAGCTAATGCTGCAACGTGTCCGAGGCACCAATGATGTGCAAGCAGAATTAGATGATCTCGTCAAAGCTAGTTCCTTATCAAAAACCATTAAACACCCATTTAAGAATATCATACATAGAAAGTATAGCCCTCAACTGGTTATGGCAATTGCAATTCCATTTTTCCAACAAGTAACCGGAATAAATGTCATCACCTTCTATGCACCAGTACTTTTTCGAACAATTGGTTTAGGTGAAAGTGCATCACTATTCTCCGCAGTCATGACTGGGGTTGTTGGTGCTGTCTCAACCTCCATATCCATGCTTATAGTGGATAAACTTGGCCGAAGAGCTTTGTTTATGATTGGGGGTATTCAGATGTTCCTCTCACAAATTATAATTGGTGGACTTATGGCTGCTCAACTTGGAGATCATGGTGGGATTAGCAAAGGGTATGCAACTTcgattataatttttatttgtatatatgtGTCCGGGTTTGGATGGTCATGGGGGCCACTAGGATGGTTGGTTCCAAGTGAGATTTTTCCTTTAGAAATTCGATCGGCAGGACAAAGTATTACAGTAGCAGTGGGTTTTATCTTCATATTTTTGGGTGCTCAAACTTTTCTTGCCATGCTTTGCCATTTCAAATCtggtattttcttcttttttgggggaTGGGTGGCTGTGATGACTGCATTTGTGTACTTCTTGTTGCCGGAGACTAAGAATGTGCCCATTGAACAGATGAGTAAAGTGTGGAGGGAGCATTGGTTTTGGAAGAGAATTGTTGGGGAAGTGAATGAAGATATAAAGATGGAAGCAGCATGA